TCTAGCAGCCGTAGTGCTTCGTCAAATTTTTCCAAAGCCCATTCCAGGCGAGCTGACTTCATCATCACCCTTGGCGTGGGAGCAGAACCTCTAGCCTTTGCCAACAAGCGTCTCGCACGTTCATATTCCGAGTTCTCAGATTCCAGCTTGACAGCTGCCAACCAAATGTCTTCCGAATTAGGATTGGCTTGGAAGGCCAGGGAGAGAATCCCTCTTGCCGCTGGAACGTCCCCAGCCATCCACTTGGATTTTGCTCCCATCAGCCAGAGAATCTCCGACTTAGGGCAATGGGCCACTGCCCGCTGCAACAAGGCCTCCAGGGATTCGCGGGTTCCATGATTTTTCTCAAAGTAGGCGGCTCGTAACCAGATGCTCTTCTTGGAGGGGAAAATCTGCAGGGCATGAGCATAGACAGCACGAGCACACTCAAAAGCATTTTCCTTGGCGCACTGAaaggataaaaaatatttaaaaaaataaatttaataacttaaaatcataaaggcaaaaatgttttctttcaATACTTACAAAGTCCGCATCGTCAATCCAGGTCTGCTTACGATCCTCTTCCTCCACTCCTATTCCAATGACAGCCTTCACAATCGATTGGCAGCAGTTAACTGCTCCCGATTTCTCCGCTTCGATGGCCTCTTGGAACCAGTGATCCCGGTTGATCTCCACCCCGTTGACAGTCAGAGACGTCAACGATCGATCGATGATCTTTTCCACCATGTGAATGTTGCCATTGGCCTCCTCCAATTTGGCAGCCGTCGTCCAAATCTGGCGATCCGTGGGTATGTTCTCACGAGCCTTGTTCAGCACCTTTCGCGCATTCTCATAGGTTTCCAAACGGGCGAGGGCCAACCAAAGTTCAACGCTGGTGTTGCAACACTCTACAGCACGGGACAGAAGGATTCGAGCATCATCGGGATTCTCCAGCTCCACGGCCGCCTTCCATAGACGAACTGAGTTCGGGATGTGTTCTAGAGCTTTTCTGAAAACCCTTCGTTTGGCTTTCGTTTCCGATTCCAGGTCAGCTGCTTTGATCCAGATCCTAACTGAGGTCGGAATATGACGAGCGGCTTGCGCTATCACCGCTTTGGCTGTATCTGGCGGCTGAAGCCGTGCTGCCTCCAGCCAGAGATCCTCGGACTGGATATTCATCTCGCAGCCCCTCATGATCAGATTCCTAGCCATCTGAACCTTACCAGTGACTTCCTCCAAACGAGCAGAGGCAATCCAGGCGGGTGGATGATTGGGATTCGTTTCCCTGACACTTTTTAGCAGCAAGCGAGCCTTTTTGATGTCATTAATGTCACCGCCATATGTGGGAATCATGCTCTGCAGGTCGGTGAGGTAACCCTTAGGATCTACCACCGTTTGACCAGTCACGGAATCGGAAACCTGGGACAGCTTGACGTTCATGAGAGTGTTACGGGCCTGCCCGATCTTCCGCAGATCCAGATCTCCAGTGGGAGTTAACATGCCCGGGGTGGCGACACCAGGCACCATGGAGGCCAAGCCCGAGGAGGGATCCAACGTGGAGGATGACTCGCCGCCAAGGTTTCTCGATATTAAACTATCTGGCAAGGGGGTAAACTTTTCGGCCCTGGGGTTTCGTTGCTTTCTGTTGCGACTATCGCCCACTTCGGGAATTGTGGACCACTCCTCCGATGTGACGCTGGCCAGCGAACGTTTGAGGTCACTGAACTGCTGCTGGATCTTCGGGCGTTCCTGGCGATACCGCTCCAAATCCTCACGCAACCGCCGATCACGATACTCCTTGCGCTTTTCATCCATTCGCTTGTCTATAGAATCGTAGATGGCGTCCGCCTCCTCGTCGTCCTTGTCGTAAGGATCCTTTGAGAACAGGGAGCCACTGTAACCACTAAACTCGTCGTAGTTCGAGTCGTTCAAGtcttcgtcctcctcctcctcttcgtcCTTCTTTTTACGTTTGGTGGCCGGCGGCGCATGGCGATCGTCGGACACGTCGTTGGCATCACGGGCGGGACCAATATCGGACCGGGTGGTGAATCCCGTGGCTCTGAAATAACAAAGATACCATTAAAATTGAGTTTACGTGTGTAAGAAGTGCATTCGATGATAGTCACCCTCGACCAACGCCGGCCACATAGCCCAGAGGAGCAGGAACGCCCAGGAAATGTTTCTTGTTGCGGTTAGCTATAACAGCTGCCGTTATGTTGGACATGTTGAACTACTTATAAATCAATTTCTactactttattttattaatttcacaAACCACTGAAAGCGTATTGTATTAATGCGTTCTTAGTGATGCAAACAACACTAGAAGTCCGTGAATCGATATCTTCCAAAGTATCGATATCGTCAAAACTATCTACAAAACGGTTCCTCCATACGTCAGTAGGGTGTATCCTCTTTTCATACAAGCCAAAAACCCGTAGATCTTTAGTAGTATAGTATAGTCCTGTCATCCCAACTTCGAATCGACTCTATCTAAACAAAAAGACGCACCCATCCTAAAATTGTCAAATTATTGCGTTCGAAATGGATATCGTCAAAAATcgtatacaaaaaagtgtaagCGTGCTATTAGAATGTATCGATAAGCTGAAAAAACGTGAATCGGCGTCAATCTCTAGCTTGTACCGGTTATCGGTGCAAACAGTTCtgaaatcggaaaattattttGCAAATAAACAATAACTTGGCAAAATTGGTTCACTTCTCTTGAATTTTGTTTGCAATTTACCGCAGGATGCCCGTACTGCCTATGCCTCCACTTATGCAGGTAAATGACACCCTAACCCTAGAAGAATCCAATCAGCAAAAATGGTGTATTTCTCGAACAAAAGAACGCCGTGGAGCCGATGCAGGTGGATGCGCCGAACGAGGACAACGAGAACAATGAGGAGCAGCAGATTGTGGTGGAGAATCCCAGCATCGATCTCGAGGTGTACGCCAACCAGTATGCCGGGATCGTGCGACTGCATCGCTTGATTTATGTGGCCGACGTCTGCCCGGTTTTGGCGGTGGAGGCACTGAAAATGGCCATCACCTACGTTCAGACCACCTACAACGTCAATCTCTACCAGGTGCTGCACAAGCGTTTGAGTGACCTGAATGCCGGGAACGCACCATCTCCGCCGGCAAATGCGGGCGGAGATCAGGGAGCAGTAGCAGGTCCTGCCGGCGCCCCAGCCGCGGCACCTCTTCCGGATATCGCTGCTCAACCTGCGGCCCAGGCTCAGGGGCAAGCTCAGCCTGCTGGAGAGAAGGATGCCTTCGCTTACGATGCCGGATGGGTAGACACCAAGATGAAGAAGGCGGCATTGAAGCTGGAGAAGCTGGACTCCGACCTTAAGAACTACAAGTCCAATTCCATCAAGGAGAGCATTCGTCGGGGTCACGATGACCTGGCTGACCATTACCTCAGCTGTGGGGATCTCACCAATGCCCTGAAGTGCTATTCTCGGGCCAGAGATTACTGCACCAGTGGCAAGCATGTGGTCAACATGTGCCTGAACGTAATCAAGGTTTCCATTTATCTGCAGAACTGGGCTCATGTCATGAGCTACATATCCAAGGCAGAAAGCACTCCGGACTTCGCCGAAGGCTCCAAGGAAGCCAACGCCCAGGTGCATACCCGGCTGGAATGCGCTGCTGGTCTGGCGGAGCTTCAACAGAAGAAGTACAAAGTGGCCGCCAAGCATTTTCTCAATGCCAACTTCGATCACTGCGATTTTCCCGAGATGATCTCCACCAGCAATGTGGCGGTTTATGGTGGCCTTTGCGCCCTGGCCACCTTTGATCGACAGGAACTAAAGCGCCTGGTCATCGCCTCCACATCTTTCAAACTCTTCTTGGAACTGGAGCCTCAACTGAGAGATATTATATTCAAGTTCTATGAAAGCAAGTACgcctcctgtttgaccctttTGGACGAGATAAGGGACAATCTACTGGTGGACATGTACATAGCGCCCCATGTGACCACTTTGTACACTAAAATACGTAATCGCGCTCTTATCCAGTACTTTAGCCCCTACATGTCAGCAGATATGCACAAAATGGCAATGGCCTTTAACTCATCGGTGGGCGATTTGGAGAACGAGGTAATGCAGTTGATATTAGACGGACAGATCCAGGCGCGCATCGATTCCCACAACAAGATTCTGTACGCCAAGGAGGCCGATCAACGGAATAGCACCTTTGAGAGGGCCTTGATCATGGGCAAGCAGTACCAGCGCCATACCAGGATGCTCGTCCTCCGGGCCGCGATGCTCAAAAGCCACATCCACGTGAAGAGCGTTTCCAGAGAGGGCAGTAGCAACCACGGCGCCGAACTCTGCGTCTCCGCTGGATCCTCCACAACCGCTCAGCTAGCCAGGATTTAAGGCAGCGCTTAATAACCGAAGAACTATTTGAACTATGTATATCACAAACTGGCTAAATAAAGAAATAGCAAAgctaaaaaatgaataacGATATCTTGCCAAAAGATTCTTTTGTTTACTCAACTGTTTTGCAAAATTGATATTATAAAACGTTGTAGTTTAAGTTAAGcgctttaaaaattttaatgataaaatgttaaaaatgtattgGTGCGATATTACAAAGATAATCTTATCGCCTGGAGTACTCCCTGCGCTCGTTTTCCCGCCTTCTGCCTTTGCTGACAGATCGCGACCGATTTCTCGATCGGGATCTAACCCTGCGATGTCTATTATCATCTCTTTGCCGTTGGTGGGTATGATCTGAGTCCTTAGACCTTTGATGACCGCTTCTTTTGTCTTCTTTATGATTACTTCTGTGATTGTCCTCGGAATCGCTGCTACTCGAGGAAGAAGATGAGTCCAAACTGTCGCTCACTGaagattttctttcttttctgcCAGATTTTTCTTTCTTGGATTTCTTTTTCTTGCTGTCCTTATCCTCTTTTtgctttttagattttttctttgattgtTTTTTGATACCTTCGCCCTTGCGCTTCATGCGTTCAATCTTCTCCAGCTTTTTGAGCAGCTTCAGCTTTTGTTTCTTGGACAGCGATTTAAGAAATACAAGCTCAGGGTTTTGCCTATTGGCGTTGGCCTCCTCTTCACCGTCGCTGGGCACaagctggtgctgctgctggattGTCTTGATACTCTGAAGCTCCAGTGCCGATCGCTTCATCATGAGGCCATCCTCCTTCATCTGCTCCTCCAGCACGTTCTTGGCCATGATGTCGCTGGCCTCGGTTTCCGCATGGAGTTTGCGAGCCTCGCTCATCGAAATGCTGTACATAGTGCACTCTTTATCTGTGTTGATGTGTCCCCATTTGTGGCACTTGAGGCAGCGCACATTGCGCACTTGGATGCCAAAGGGCTGGTCCCGGATCTCGGTGTCGCCCTTGCAGTAAGACTCCCTGGGAGCGTTGTACTTTCTCTGCCACTCAAACTTATACTCCGGCTCGTTGTCGTCCTTTTCACGCTCCTTTCGCACTCCCGGCGGTGGCTCGTACATGAAATTCACGCTTAACTTGTCCTTGCTGTCCTTGCTGAGCATCGCCTTGTTCTCGTGCAGATTCTGCTCCTTCTCGTACTGGTTGCGTAGCTCCTCCTGCTTCTTCTTGTACGCCTCCGCCTGCTGCTCCGCCATCCACACCTGCAAAAGCGTATTTTAAGTTTTAGGGCTCCCTTCTTGTGAAATAGGTGCAGTGGGTCCCAGCTTATTTGAACcattgcttaaatatttttgtaataatatataaatatgcatTTGTATCCtcttattcaattattttgatgTTTGTGTCGTTTTAATTGGCTGTTAAAGTTTTTAGAAGATAATTGGTTCAAACAAGCTGTGACCCAGTGTATGCAAATATGCATTTTATCAGGACCCGGATCCACTTACCCTCTTAAGATTGTCCCTGGAGGCGGGGTGGAAGAATTTCTTGCACATGTAGTTATTGAAGCCTTTACCCATCTTGCTGTTTTGTGTTATTAGCTAATTATCAGTGTACAAATTGAGAAATTcgctttttttataaatattttcagttgCGTTGTTTTTATGAGTACTAGCGATGGCAGCCAAAATTTATTTAGATGTATCGATGTTTGTCTGTTtatcgatgtttttaaaacatcGGTTTCAGAATTATGAAGTTTTTTCAGGCAATTCGTGTTTTAATATTGTaggtaaataattaaaaattttcatttaaaaaaaattattaagacAAGTTGGATGAGTAAAAGCACTTCTAAAAATCTGATGAACTCAGGTGATGCACTGTTGCGAAATGGCTGCAACCAAGGATTAGCACACAGACCTGTGATGAAACGATACATCGTTGGTAGCCGAAGGGTCAAtcaaaacataattttaaatattgcgtTCGAATATTATTAACAAATAGTTCAAACATTCTGACTTATCAGCatttccaaaattttaaatataaagtgTTATATTGGCCATGGTACaatgaacattttttgtttgttctttctacattataaaatataacttaaatacttctacaaaatttattttgaaattctataaatatatacatacgtCGTTTATAGTGGTCAAAGCATACCATTATTAGAAAAAAAGTGTATCGCATGTACTCTGTttgcataaaattataaaatataatccaACTAGACCTGTAAGTTAATAGAAACAAATTTATGTTAAAGAATACTagtcacttaaaaaaatcagaaacTATCGGTTACCAAAAACTCCTTTACCTCGTTATAGTGCTGCCCAACACTCAAACAGTCGCGAAATCTGAAACCCAGATCTtctcttttattattcttcTTAGTATCAGCGAATTACTATAAAATGATGGAGAGCTACGACGAATCGCAAATGGTTTACTGCCCGTACAACAAGGAGCACAAAATGCTCCGCAAGAAACTCCAGCAGCACATCCTGAAGTGCCGTGTGATCTACAAAGACACGGTGGAACTGATGGTTTGTCCCTTCAACAAGGGGCACCTCATTCCGGAGCCTGAGTTTTTTGTGAGTCGAATTTGGAAATTTACTTTACTCTACCTAACTTCTGACCACCACATAGCAACACACCAAATCGTGTGAGGATCGGAAGATTATAGTGCACTACCAGACGAGTGCACCTGCTGTTCTGAACGAAGACACCAGACACGCCAAGATCGAGTGCGAAGAAAACTGGGACGACGATGATGTTCCCGACTACGATCCTGAGGTCTACTGTTCCACGGCCAATATAGTGAGGGAACCGAATGGGTTGTTTCCCTCTCAGCGAAAGGCTTTTATCAAGGAGGAGAATCGTCGTCAGTTTGGCGAAGACTACGAGGAGGAGAAACCCCCGACGGCTAAGAATCGTGCGGAGACTCGTCGCGCTCCCTATGAGGCTTTTAGGCCCTACTCAAGGCGTCAGTAGTTGGAATATACAAAGATTTCCAAAAATGCCACCGAACAAAACCAAAGTATTTTTAGGATCTTAAACTGGTCTCGCAGATTTAGAAAACCAAAGATTCACGTGTTAAATTGCCGATTTAGCTTGTGCTCTTAAATAAGTAAGGTTTAGATTTCAGTTGAGCAGTAATATACAGAAATATACGGAGATTAAATCAATTCTCAAAATCAAGAATTATCATTATCACCCAGAAGCTCAAATTTAACTTCATTCACATTaaaatttagttaattttcttttataccGTCAATATCAACTTCTTGATactaatcaaaataaaacgaGTGCCTTCTctacagaaaataaaattcaaatttattttccttcttttgtTTCCCTTTCTATACACTTGATggttgcaacgcagtgaaggagtcgtttccgaccccataaagtatcaccaagccgaattttgtatacccttgcagttataagaaataatcatcgttagtaacaccatgtgaaatatttaagcacTGTTGACAGTTTCAgggatattacaaaaaaatatttttctgacAGTTGCTCTACATGTTAGTGTCGTCCGatttgtaataattttattttaaaattcttagaaatataaaaaaaaatgatatgaaacaaattatagcttcggtgttttttgacatggtatcttataatattgggaatattattgaaacaaattatagcttcggtgttttttgacatggtatcttataataatattcccaatattattatatattattgaaacaaattatagcttcggtgttttttgacatggtatcttataataatattcccaatattataagataccatgtcaaaaaacaccgaagctataatttgtttcaataatattcccaatattataagataccatgtcaaaaaacaccgaagctataatttgtttcatatcatttttttaataatattcccaatattataagataccatgtcaaaaaacaccgaagctgtaatttgtttcatatcatttttctaccaatcgtccgattttgataaaatttaattcaaaattcagaactaataaaaaaatgctatttccaaggaggaggtatatattaaaaagaccaaagatataattttttcatattattttgccatcaattttccgatcgttagTATGGCAGGTACATGATATAATCGtgcgattttgatcaaatttaattcgaaattcaaaactaattaaaaatgctattttcaAGTATCGGAAgttatatgaaaaaaaaaacaccaaagataataatataactttgtacaatttataataataatttccgattattcctatgggagctataagatatagttgtccgatccggctggttcagAATCCATGGGTTCGAActtggttttttaaaaatcggagGGAAGTCATATATACTattcaaaaacaagaaagaactcTGTAGTCtggtgcctcgactatcaggtacccgttactcagcttaaggaagcTAAAGGGGTATGGAAATATGTAAGCAATAAAGCGataccggctattttggtatatgttatgggcgacagacagatttaagcgtttaaaccgtttttGGGCGTTAGTGGGGTGTgacttatttttttaggtcagtcgataggtattgatgagggAAGCACaggctgcgcaggaagcccaggaatccgcgtgccaagtttgactgttctagctcttatagtttctcagcgttcatacggacatgactagatcgactcggctgtgatccgatcaagaatatatatactttatggggtcggaaacattTCCGCCTGTCTGTTAAATACTTTCCGTCGAATCCCGTTAATCATAGTGTAAAAGGGTATAATTAGATGCGCATCAGGGTGTGTGCAAATCGCTCTCTATTCTCAGATGTCTAACATTGTGAGCACTAACAGGACAgtaatgaaattgaaaaaggATAATGTATTGCAAGTATCAGGTAACACTTTTTTTGTATACTACA
This window of the Drosophila biarmipes strain raj3 chromosome 3L, RU_DBia_V1.1, whole genome shotgun sequence genome carries:
- the LOC108035944 gene encoding corepressor interacting with RBPJ 1 — protein: MGKGFNNYMCKKFFHPASRDNLKRVWMAEQQAEAYKKKQEELRNQYEKEQNLHENKAMLSKDSKDKLSVNFMYEPPPGVRKEREKDDNEPEYKFEWQRKYNAPRESYCKGDTEIRDQPFGIQVRNVRCLKCHKWGHINTDKECTMYSISMSEARKLHAETEASDIMAKNVLEEQMKEDGLMMKRSALELQSIKTIQQQHQLVPSDGEEEANANRQNPELVFLKSLSKKQKLKLLKKLEKIERMKRKGEGIKKQSKKKSKKQKEDKDSKKKKSKKEKSGRKERKSSVSDSLDSSSSSSSSDSEDNHRSNHKEDKRSGHQRSKDSDHTHQRQRDDNRHRRVRSRSRNRSRSVSKGRRRENERREYSRR
- the LOC108035943 gene encoding COP9 signalosome complex subunit 1b, with protein sequence MPVLPMPPLMQNAVEPMQVDAPNEDNENNEEQQIVVENPSIDLEVYANQYAGIVRLHRLIYVADVCPVLAVEALKMAITYVQTTYNVNLYQVLHKRLSDLNAGNAPSPPANAGGDQGAVAGPAGAPAAAPLPDIAAQPAAQAQGQAQPAGEKDAFAYDAGWVDTKMKKAALKLEKLDSDLKNYKSNSIKESIRRGHDDLADHYLSCGDLTNALKCYSRARDYCTSGKHVVNMCLNVIKVSIYLQNWAHVMSYISKAESTPDFAEGSKEANAQVHTRLECAAGLAELQQKKYKVAAKHFLNANFDHCDFPEMISTSNVAVYGGLCALATFDRQELKRLVIASTSFKLFLELEPQLRDIIFKFYESKYASCLTLLDEIRDNLLVDMYIAPHVTTLYTKIRNRALIQYFSPYMSADMHKMAMAFNSSVGDLENEVMQLILDGQIQARIDSHNKILYAKEADQRNSTFERALIMGKQYQRHTRMLVLRAAMLKSHIHVKSVSREGSSNHGAELCVSAGSSTTAQLARI
- the LOC108035941 gene encoding pre-mRNA-processing factor 6, producing MSNITAAVIANRNKKHFLGVPAPLGYVAGVGRGATGFTTRSDIGPARDANDVSDDRHAPPATKRKKKDEEEEEDEDLNDSNYDEFSGYSGSLFSKDPYDKDDEEADAIYDSIDKRMDEKRKEYRDRRLREDLERYRQERPKIQQQFSDLKRSLASVTSEEWSTIPEVGDSRNRKQRNPRAEKFTPLPDSLISRNLGGESSSTLDPSSGLASMVPGVATPGMLTPTGDLDLRKIGQARNTLMNVKLSQVSDSVTGQTVVDPKGYLTDLQSMIPTYGGDINDIKKARLLLKSVRETNPNHPPAWIASARLEEVTGKVQMARNLIMRGCEMNIQSEDLWLEAARLQPPDTAKAVIAQAARHIPTSVRIWIKAADLESETKAKRRVFRKALEHIPNSVRLWKAAVELENPDDARILLSRAVECCNTSVELWLALARLETYENARKVLNKARENIPTDRQIWTTAAKLEEANGNIHMVEKIIDRSLTSLTVNGVEINRDHWFQEAIEAEKSGAVNCCQSIVKAVIGIGVEEEDRKQTWIDDADFCAKENAFECARAVYAHALQIFPSKKSIWLRAAYFEKNHGTRESLEALLQRAVAHCPKSEILWLMGAKSKWMAGDVPAARGILSLAFQANPNSEDIWLAAVKLESENSEYERARRLLAKARGSAPTPRVMMKSARLEWALEKFDEALRLLEEAVEVFPDFPKLWMMKGQIEEQQRRTNDAAVTYTQGLKKCPTSIPLWILSANLEERKGVLTKARSILERGRLRNPKVAVLWLEAIRVELRAGLKEIASTMMARALQECPNAGELWAEAIFMETKPQRKTKSVDALKKCEHDPHVLLAVSKLFWSEHKFSKCRDWFNRTVKIDPDLGDAWAYFYKFELLHGTELQQQEVLDRCISAEPTHGESWCRVSKNIQNWQFKTPEVLRAVVRELSIPI
- the LOC108035878 gene encoding gametocyte-specific factor 1 homolog, whose translation is MMESYDESQMVYCPYNKEHKMLRKKLQQHILKCRVIYKDTVELMVCPFNKGHLIPEPEFFQHTKSCEDRKIIVHYQTSAPAVLNEDTRHAKIECEENWDDDDVPDYDPEVYCSTANIVREPNGLFPSQRKAFIKEENRRQFGEDYEEEKPPTAKNRAETRRAPYEAFRPYSRRQ